TTCGGGCGCTGGTGCGACGTCTGCGCGGCGAGCTGCAGGGCGAAGCCCGCTATTCGCCGCTGGTGGCGCAAGCGCAAGCCGGGGCGCTGATGCAAGGCTGGCAAATTCCAGAAAGCCAGCGCGCAGCTTTTGCTGATGCAGTCTTTCGTCCGCAGCGCGACTCGCTGGAGGACTACTGTTATGCGACCAATCCTGAACGCATTCGGCTCGATGGCGCAAACGGCGCTCAATTCAACTGGTTTGGACAGGCCGACGACAAGAAGTTGCGCGAGGAATCAGAACGCTTGCGGAAGCTGTACCTCAACCATTTCCTTGTGTCCCAGGAACAGTTTTTCTATTTCAGTAAAGTATTGCGTCGCGCCCGTCAGTCGGGGGCTCGGATAGTAGTCTTCTGGCCGCGGGTCAATCCATACCTGCAGAAGGCCTACGCTGGCGAGCCGGCAATTGCCGCAGTCTGGCGACGCGTCGTGCAAATGACTGAAGCCGCAGGCGGCGCAGCGCTCAATCTGAATGAGACCGGCGCCATGCGCTGCAATCTGTTTTACGACGCCAGCCACATGTCCTATAGCTGCTTTCCAGAGGTCAGCGCCCTGCTGTTAGCCCACACGCCGCACTGAAATCCTCTTGCCCAATGCTGTCAGGCGGGCGATACTACAGGCATGAAGCGAGTGCTGGAGCTATTTGATCGCCTGACGGCGGGACTGCCGCCAGCAGCGCTGCAAATCATACGACTTGGCGCCCTGCTGCTGTGGCTGTTGGGCGCTGTGGTCGTATCTTATTTTGCCTGGAATCGCGGCGGTCAAAGCGCCCCGCAGCGTGGCCAGGACCTGTCGCTTTCTGAAATTCGGGAGCGCGTGGAGCGCGAGCAGAACCTGCATCGCACCGGCGACCTGAATATTCCTGATCTGAATGAGCTGGTTCCCGAGCAACGGCCCTACCGCAGTCCCTACGAACACGAAGACCAGCGCGCCGTCGATCTGGCCGGCGAGGATTCTCGATTGCAAGCGCCGGCGCCGCCGCAGGCAATGGAGGGCCGTAATGAGAGTTTGCCCTTTGTCGGCGAAAACCGATTGAGTCCGGTGATGCCGCCGCCGGGGCGCAGCGTCGAACCGCCGCCGGTCTCTTCTGGAATGCTGCCCCTGCCCGAGGATCGTCGACCGCTGCCTGATGCTCGCCCCTCGAACCTGGAGCGAAGCGGCGACCGGTCGACGCCGACGCCATCGACTTCAGGCGCAAGGCCAGCGTTGTTGCCCTCTGCCGCAGAGGACAGCAACGGCGCAAGCGGCCGCGCCAACACGGACGATCTTCCCTTTCTTCCGGAGTAATCTGGGATGACCGCGCGATGCAGTGTGAAACTCAGCGCAACGCTGGCTTTGCTTGCGGCGAGTTTGCTGCCGCTGGCGGCGCAGTCGCCTTCGGATTTGCCGGGCGACAATGCAAGGGTCAACTACGAGCTGGCTTACATTTATCTCTTACGGGACGACTCCGAAGGCGCCCGTCCTTATCTGGAGAGCGCCATCCAGAGCGGCGGACCGTACGCCGACCTTTCGCGCATTGAACTGTTGCGCATTGAAGCGCGGGCGGGCGAGGAGGATGCAGCGCTGGCTGCCGTGCGCAGTCGGACGTTGAGCATGGAAGATCGCCGTTTGTTGCCGCGGGCCTGGCTGGCCGGCGCCCAGGCGCTGGCCGCCGCCGGTCGAAGAGCTCAGGCCTTTGCCTTTGCCTCCGAGCTTGCGCTCCGCTTTCCGGAAGCGGACGAGGCCCTGCGGGCCCTGCTGCTGTGCGCACGTTTGGCGCGCGAAGATGAGCGCACCGACGCCGCCGCTGAGCTGTTGTTGCGAGCAGTGCGGGACTACAGCCAGCTGTCCGGAGCGGATGAGGCTTACCTGTCAATTGCACGCCTCTACCTTGCGCCGGGACCGCGACTGAATCCTTTTCGCGCCTGTTCCTTCCTGACCAGGATGCTGCAGGCGCCACAATTTCGGGAATCGGCGCTGCGGCCGGATGCAACGACGTTATCCGTCGAATTCTGCGGCTACGAGCCCCGCGACAGCCTGGAAGAGCCCCTCTCGCCGGCGGAATAGTTATTGATAGCCTCTCCCGCGCCCGGCACCCCGACGGGGAGGGGCGGCATGCAATTTCGCGCATTGATTGAGTATCCAGAGCTATCTTCAACAGAAACGACTTTGGCGCATCTGTTGTTGCAGATTGAAACGCCGCCGGTCTCCGATTCGCCCAATCGGCGGCCGCTGGTTGTTGGCCTGGCGATTGACAAGAGCAAGTCGATGTATGGCGATAAGATCAGCGCAACGCTCGAAGCGGCTGCCTCGCTGGTCAACTGGCTGACGCGACACGACAGTCTGGCGGTCATTGCATACGACAGCCAGGTGGAAGTGATCCAACCCCTGACTCCCCTGACAGACAAATTCTCCGTTATCAAGAAACTCGATAACATCCGCGTGGGCACCTCCACAAATCTCAGCGGCGGCTGGCTCCAGGCCTTGCGCTCGGTCGAGGAGGCGGAGGTTGAGAACGCTTACCGTCGGGTCATTTTGCTGACAGATGGCATGGCCAACACCGGCGTGGTAAGCCAGTCCGAGCTGGTTCGCATCGCCGAGGATCACTACCAGCGCGGAATCAGCACCACCACCATCGGCTTTGGTCGCGACTTTTCAGAGTCCCTGTTGCGCGAAGTGGCCCGCGCCGGCGGCGGCAACTTTTACTTTATCGAAGGTCCGGAGCAAGCGCACGAAGTATTCTTCAAAGAGTTTGGCGATATCGCCGCCTTGTTTGGTCAGGGCCTCGAGATTCGCCTGCGGCCCTTGCCAGGGGTCACCGTCAAGGAGATCCTCAACGACGCGCCGCATACAACGGATGAGCAGGGCGACATCGTAATTCGACCGGGCGACTTACGTTCCGACGACTTGCGCAATATTGTTATGGTTCTCGAAGTGCAGGGAGCGCAGGCTTCGGCTGCGTCCGGACCGCTGGTGGCCGCGGAGGCATCCTACTACAATATGCTGGAGGGCTCGCGGATGGAGCGCTTCAGCGCCGAGGCAATGGTCAATTTTAAGGCTCGCGCCTCTACCGGCTTCAACCGCCAGGTGCGACTGGAGTCGCTGCTGGCCGCCTCCGGTCGCGCAATGATCGAGGCTTCGCGCATCGCCAGCGAGAAAGACCTGTCCGCGGCGCGGGAAATCCTGGCGCAAATGGCGCGCCGGCTTGAAGAAAATGTCAGCGTCGAACCGGATACGATGAAGCGGATGATTCGTCGCCTGCAGGAGATGGAGCGCAATCTGGAGGAGAATTTGAATCTGGCGCGCAAGCACATGATGGCCGGCGGAGCGGAACTGAGTCTTCGCGGCGGCGGCGAGGTATTCTTTGGCGGCGCCACTCACGATCGCGTGCTTGAGCTGCCGCTGTCGGGGCAGCTGGATCTCTATCGTTGTCCAGATCTGAAAGGCGAAATCAAGAGCCAGATCGACAGCGGCTATCGCTATGTAATTTTTGATCTGACCGATCTTTCCTACATCGATTCATCGGGGATTGGCGCCATGATCCAGATCTCAAACTGGATGAAGCATCGCGGCGGATTGATGGTGCTGGTCAACACGCAGGGTAGCGTCGAAAAGATATTCCAGATGAGCAAACTGGATGAATTCTTTGTGTTTAAGGACTCGCCCACAGAGGCGCGTATGTTTCTCGAGGAATTGATCGAGAACCGAAAGCGTAGCTGAGCGCCCGACTGTCCCGCCGGGAATTGGCTTTCCGCTGCAAAATGGCGGGGAGCGAGGCGTTATACGATACTGTATACAGTGCGGTCCAGTCGGAACAATTTCCACAAATGGATCGTCTAAAGCGATACGCGCAGCCATGCCCCGATTTCGAAGAGGAAATTGGAGCGCCAGCCAGAGGGCGGCGTTCATACTGTTCGCCGGCCTGGCGCTGATCGGCCCGGCGGAGTCGCTTTGGGCGGAGACCTCCAGCCTGCAAAACCTCTGGACGCCGGCAGGATACGGCTCCGGCGCCAACCTGGAGGGAACCGGCTTTGGCTTCAGTACTGGCTTCAAAGAGCTGAACAACGATTACTATCTGGAGGTTTCCCCCTTTCTGGAAATCCCGCTGGGCGGTTTTGCAATTGGGCTGCAGATACCGCTGGAAGTCCTGGTTGTAGATCGCGATCCAAAGGAAGAAGGTAAGACGCCAAGCATCCGCGCCGGGACCTTTGATGACGCTTACGACTATATCAAATTGATACAGTACGTCCGCTACGGCACGCACCTCTATTTTGATCCTGATGATAGTTTCAACTGGTCCTTTTTCTACGGAAAGATGACCGATGGCTGGCTTGGTCACCGCACTGTAATATCGCAATACGTAAACAACTACGATGCTACCGTCTTTCGCGCCGGTTTGATGGCTGATATCAACAATACCTGGGGCGGCCTCGAGTATTTTAGCTCGGATGTGTGGCGACAAGAGGTGGTCGGTTATCGCGGCTACATTCGTCCGGTTGGAATATTTATCTCGGCCCGCAATCTGCTTTTTGCCGATTCCGGGCGCCGGGCGCGGGCCATCGCGTTGCAGTCAATGCCGGAACTCAATCCGGAGCTGGCGCGCACCGGCGGCTACTTCTTACAGCAGCATATCCCGGAGCAGGGGCGCGGCGGTCGACTGCAGCAGCATTTACATGGCCGGGTGCGTGAAGATTTGCGTTCGCGCGGCGTGGATCCTGATCACCCCGATGGCAGCGGATCACAGGCCGGCGGCGCCAGCGGTCCGGGAGGAAACGGCGGAGCTGGACCGGCCAACGGCAGCCCGGGGACGCAACCGCGCTACGAAGAAGTCATCGATCCGATCACGGGGGAACGCAGCGTGCGCGAGGTTGCGCCAGCGGCGGCGGACGAAGCCGCAGGCAGCGAGAGCGACTCGAACGCCTGGGATGCCTCCTTCTGGAGCAGGATCGCCATTGGCGCCTTTCGCATCAGTGATATCGATGCTCCATTGACGCTCGAATCAGACGGTTCGGGAAACCTGGTGGTTGATCCCGATACCTTGCGACCGCGCGGCCTGAGCGTCGAGACGCTGACCTTCGAAGGCTACGACGCAGAGTTTCGCCTTTCGCCGCTGCGCTGGATGGACCTCACGCCTTACGCCGACAGCATCCGGATCAAAGACCTCGATGGCAGCGAAGGCATCCACGCGGGGGTCAACTTTGAATTGAAACTTCCGCTGGATATCAACCTGAGCATCAAGCCGGAGTACCGCGAACACAGCGCCAACTATATTCCAACTTACTTTGACCAATTCCACGTTATTGAACGCACCGTCTATGATCCGACGGCCTCCGGCGTGAGTATTACCAAGCTCAAGTACTTGCAGTCGCTGGACGCTGACGGAGAGCGGGTCAAGGGCTACTTCATTGACCTGCGCTTTGA
This genomic stretch from Leptospirales bacterium harbors:
- a CDS encoding anti-sigma factor antagonist (This anti-anti-sigma factor, or anti-sigma factor antagonist, belongs to a family that includes characterized members SpoIIAA, RsbV, RsfA, and RsfB.) yields the protein MQFRALIEYPELSSTETTLAHLLLQIETPPVSDSPNRRPLVVGLAIDKSKSMYGDKISATLEAAASLVNWLTRHDSLAVIAYDSQVEVIQPLTPLTDKFSVIKKLDNIRVGTSTNLSGGWLQALRSVEEAEVENAYRRVILLTDGMANTGVVSQSELVRIAEDHYQRGISTTTIGFGRDFSESLLREVARAGGGNFYFIEGPEQAHEVFFKEFGDIAALFGQGLEIRLRPLPGVTVKEILNDAPHTTDEQGDIVIRPGDLRSDDLRNIVMVLEVQGAQASAASGPLVAAEASYYNMLEGSRMERFSAEAMVNFKARASTGFNRQVRLESLLAASGRAMIEASRIASEKDLSAAREILAQMARRLEENVSVEPDTMKRMIRRLQEMERNLEENLNLARKHMMAGGAELSLRGGGEVFFGGATHDRVLELPLSGQLDLYRCPDLKGEIKSQIDSGYRYVIFDLTDLSYIDSSGIGAMIQISNWMKHRGGLMVLVNTQGSVEKIFQMSKLDEFFVFKDSPTEARMFLEELIENRKRS
- a CDS encoding DUF1574 domain-containing protein translates to MDYLRSPYLLYPLMFSAALLLLDKLFLLPEVRDCFLQPGGMVYYRQRQGMLETLPEKLRPSAGAGVAVVFGDSRSFAVSNWSLYATGDHRLSVYNFAGPQANLAYHAYLAERIFQGPLRPEILWLGLSPDAFNRNGFLFGDPVLKFGVDSTFVDQYRSEIPAPDLEVYESSRRFALPGMNFSFRALVRRLRGELQGEARYSPLVAQAQAGALMQGWQIPESQRAAFADAVFRPQRDSLEDYCYATNPERIRLDGANGAQFNWFGQADDKKLREESERLRKLYLNHFLVSQEQFFYFSKVLRRARQSGARIVVFWPRVNPYLQKAYAGEPAIAAVWRRVVQMTEAAGGAALNLNETGAMRCNLFYDASHMSYSCFPEVSALLLAHTPH